DNA sequence from the Vicia villosa cultivar HV-30 ecotype Madison, WI linkage group LG3, Vvil1.0, whole genome shotgun sequence genome:
ATCTCTCTTTTTTTCAGTTGGCTGAAGGCTTTCTGCATTGTAAGATTGAGTACCCCCGTTCTGGTACCTTGGCTAACTAGTTAGAGGCAATCCCTAGTTGAAAATCCACTTGAGAACCTCTTGTTGAATTTGGTCTAGAAGAGACTTAACTCTTGGTCCCATAGGTATGTTAGCTTTGGGAGGAGAGTTATTCTCTTAATTTTTGTGCTTAAGCTACACTAGACCAAATTCAAAGAGGAGAATCCACATGCCCCAAGAGTAGGTTTAATGAACATAACTTTGAGAAAGCATACATGCTTTTATTCCGATGACTTGTCTTCTCTAcatattttttttaggattttatgCCTTCTTTTTGAGAAACTTCATGGAGAAGATTAACACATCAAAAATTCATTTCAACATACAAATTTTTTGATGCATCACAACATATGAAGAATCAGTTGAAGGAACATCTAGAAATTCATGCAAAGATTTATGTAGAGATTTATTCAAAGCTTTgtccaaaatttcatcaaaggaATCACATGAAGTATCTTCAAGGAGATCAACTAAAAAATCAGAGGAAGAAAATCACATTGTCTCAAAGCTACAAAGAAAGAAATAATAAGATAATACCTCTGACCTATAAGCAAATGTTTAAATTAAGTGTCAAACTtcgtaaaaaaaattagaaattagaAAGAAATATCGTTGACTTCAAAGATCACATTAAATTCATtgtaaataacaataaaattctTGAAAATGAATTAAATTATATTACAAGTCAATTGTTAATGTGAAACATGTAATTCGTTAAAAAATGACGTTAGTAATTTACAAGAAACCCTAGATAAATTCATTAAGAATAAAGAAATTTTGGATTTAATTTTATCTAGTCATGTCATGATAAGAAGAAATACAGTCATCCCATTTATAATTGTGATCATTGTCATAAGCATGATTATCTAGAACCATTCTACTTTTCTACAATGCATAATTTAAGATGGACTAAAGGGGATAGCTCAAGAACTCTTAAATTCATTAACGCAAGAGGACCCAAAAATATTTGAGTAACAAAActaaaaatttgatttattttacaaGTATACTTTGTAGCTTCAAGAGCCTAAGATATTAGTTCAGGCTGTGCAAAGCACAAGTTTGAAGGctccataaaaaaaattattttgatgatcTTAAAGGTCAAGAATATCTTTGGAAAGTATTTTTtggtgaaaaaatatttaaacatttCCCTAGAGAATGAATAATGTTTTGGATCTCCTCTCGCATCAAGCTATTTAGAGATATAACCCTCCTTTTGTTTTATACATTCACTTCAATATGGGAGAATTACAAAATTCTTTAAATTTTTAAGGTAATATACTTAAtagaaaaaaatttggaaaactcTAGTTAATTCTCTAACAagtgattaattaattttttagtcCATTTAATTTATTTCGAGTAATCATACATTATAAGAAATAATGTGCTTAAGGAAAGGGGTGCAGGTGCAAAGCTTATAAAAAGGGGGTGCAGCAAGAAGGGCAAGGCAATTGCAAATCCAATTGCGAATTATCGTGTCCAAGATTTTGAAACGATCCTCCGTCTCACGCTACTCTTTCAACCGAACTCACTGTTCTTTGAagctttcactcggctgaattCGTAATGCGAAATCTTGTGTAAACCCCCAAACAAACCTTAAAGTTTTTTCCAATGAAACCCCTAAAGATTCTCAATCCAATTTACTAGTACACAAACCTAAATTGGATGTTATCAACACAAATCTAGATGacacttaaataaaaaatgattatgtgtagtttgtttgtgtgtatgcatagatgtgaggctgaagatgaagataaatctGTATATTTATGGTTTCATCAAGTTTCAAATGATTCATGTATGAAGTATTTATATGTGTGCAAGTTGGAGGCAAAATGAGAACCTATGAGTTTGAAAAAGAATATgctatttttcaaagaaaacgcAACATATGTCGACACATATAAGTCACGTGTCGACTAATGTTGATGCATGTGTTGAACTATTCAATGTTATGTGTCGAAACATATAAACAAAAGCTACATGCTTTAAAAATGAGTAACATGTGTCTATTCATTCATCGTATGTGTCAACACATAAATGAAAATTTTCTACTATGTATCGACGCGTAGAAATAGAGGCTACAggctttaaaaaaaatcataacacGTTAGTGTCGACACATGGAcctgtttttcataaaaaaattcacttttgatGCATGGAAACCTATTTTCGAAGCATAGAAGCTGTTTTAAATGcacaaaatcttttttaaattcATTCTAAGTTTTCTAATGCAAAGGTGCACATAAAGACTCTGAGATACCGTCTAATATACATAAACGTTAAAATTATCCTAGTTGtgacatcatgcaaaacatctaaTAAAAAAGTGTACCCACACAAGTAACCCTCTCTAACCATACTCCGCTAAATCTTCTTAAAAGTTGTTGATGAACTCAAAGATTTGTTCTCCTTTACAAACAAATTGCAAGATTTGGATGAGTATAGTAAATGTTTCGGTTGATGAGACATTCTTATCCATGAGAATTTTGAGAATCAAAATGttataatttagtatgaaatGCAACTATGACTGTTGAAAAATTATATTGATTGAAGTTCTTTAGACATAAATAAGAGTGATTTtgaaacaataatataaaaaaattgaaacaaaaagaaTTTTCAAAGTTATAGTAAATATAATTTGGTTGGCGATTGTTTGAAATATGTGGCTTTTAAGGAACGACATACTTTTTAGAAATGAAGATTGGAACGTTTTAGATGTGATTTGGAACGTTAATGCTTTGATTTGGAGATGATCTTTCATCGGAAATATTACTCATCTCAATTgtaacttttacaaattttgcaaatatcctttgttttatttatactAGATCGCTGACCCGTGCTTCGCCCGgatatattagaaataaaattatattttttttagtagttgatattttatattttatttgcatataaaataagatcatttaaattatatttgtaagtatactattaattttttaatgtgaaaGCATATAAAATTATCTTATATGTCATTAAGATTATGGAtgtaattatactattaatttgttaatatgaaagacaataaattagaaaaaatttacgatgataatttaaaatgtataaatgtaaagaaataaatattaattaactaaaaaatagtatttaatacTTCTTTGTAAACTACATTTAATATTGTATTAATATCTATCTTCACAATCATCATTAGCCACCAATATATTCAACTCTTCCATAGAAATAACCCTTGATATGACAACATATAGTTGTACATGAGATAATTCTTGATATGACAATATATATAGTTGATATACCCAACATGTTTTAGTGATTGTCTTTGACTTTTATTAATAATCGCACAAATGAAACAACCAAAAGAAAGTTGTGTCTTTGAAATTTGAAAGGAATTCTTTTATCAGAaggataatataaaataattaattaaaaatataaattttaaagttGTTACTCAAGTTTGTTTGTCTCTTGGAAGTCATCATATTGTCATATATGTAGATTCTTTTACATTTATGTAGACACAATGAATCCTCTCATTCTATCCATCCTATCCTTCAACCGAAACACATGTAATTGTTTagagaattaaataaaatgataaatagaataagagaaataaaatgTTAGAAAGAGATAAAGACATAAATGTGAAGGAGAGGGttggagaaaaaaatattaaaggagAGGATTCAAACCCATAAATAGATGTAgatttgtatttttattattaaaacgaTTGATTACACTTCAAGACATGTGATATGTATAAGACCATGAACCAAGACATACGAAAAAATTTATACACAAATATTAATTACACCGTTTATGTAAAACATCATAAAAGAATAAATTATACATCTTTTATATCTAACATAATAGTGTACATAATCTTCTGTCCAAATATACACTTTTGTCCATAATCTTATGTCCAAATATAATACATGTTTCTTCAATATACACTTTATATGATTTGATCTataagatgaaagaggaaaaagacATAATGATAGcacaaaaatttgagaaattgttaTACTTATTCTATAATACTTAAATGTCTGCAGAACTAAAACATTACAcccataaaataataaactaactaaattatattaataaaatagaacgtTTATTCATGCATATATTAGAGTTAAAGACCTTTACTTATGTGGCTACATGAACGATCATTTCATAGAACTCCCAAGCAAGCAACAATGATGCAACACAAATTTAAGATCTTCTCCTGATTCAGATCATCCAATAAAAGACAATTAGATAGAAAGTTCAATAGTAGACAAAATGAAGTTGTATCAATATAAAAGagaattgaaatatttataatataataatttaagtcTTTATTCTGCCACAAAAACTAATGGTAAGAAATATAAGTTAAGAGAAACTAAAATTTTTACAATACAAAATTGAAGAGCACAACCAACAATTTATATGTAGAACACTTTGATAAtgcaatataaaaaatatatatacacaatGATAATTGACAGAATAATAACGAATAATgactaaataaattattaattaaaatgtatattaatagaataaataagtaattataatcacaataATGAAAGAATATgggttacaaaatattaaaaaatgtaattCATAGGTTAAGAATATGAGTTAcacaatatatttatttattgtgttAAAAGCTTGCAGTAATAATCTAATAAActacaacaaaataataataataataataataataataataataataataataataataataatagtttgaGCTATGTATTCTTCctctataaattataaaattaacaatGTTTTAATAAATACATTTGTACTATGATAAATtatgaatataattttttattttaataataaactataaaattaaatttattaaattaaaaaatattcaagtggaaaattgaaattaataaaattttaaattaatagtttaataatatttaaaagtacaaTGGTAGATTTTAATAAAATCTTGTACTAATAatctaataaattttaataaaatttaatttaatatattagcAATGTGGTTTttctttataaattataaaattaaaaatgttttGATAAATGAATTTGTACTATGATAAACTATGaattgaatttttgaaatatatatttaaatataaaattatatttattaaatgataaaaaaattcatataagtCATTATTAACTCATTTATTATGTAAAGTTCaggaaattaataatttattaatcttTTTATTATATAACTTCTATGAATTAAAGGTATTGTAAagttttttaaatgaatttatatttaatatatttaatatatttttttattacttcTCTATTATACATTATTTATATAAAGGATCGTATCACATAAATTTATGAGTATAAAAATGTGACTACTAAAACTATATTaactttaatatttaatttaatattttaatgtattatttaaatttaaatctgaAATGTAGAAGAGAGATATTTAATTAGATTTtacattaataatttaataatatttaaaaatacaatcgtagattttaatataatcttgtactaataatctaataaattttagtaaaaataaattttttatcttGGCATATatgatttttctttataatttatattattcaaAATCTTATCACATAAATTTATGAGCCTAAAAATGTGACTACTGAAactatattaaatttaatattaaatttataatttaaaattttaatgtattatttaaatttaaatatgaaatataaaagagagagatttaataaaattttacattaattattattattgtaattgaGTGATGGAGTAGTTATGGAATatgaacaaaatatttaaaatttggtgcaacaaaaaataaaaattattattcatataaaattaatatttgtattaaacgattatatttaaaaaatcttaataataataatttttgtgtGATCCAAATCGTGAATATTTATAGAATAAATTTTAGTCCCGTATCAAAATTAATACTATgaagtaaaggaaaaataatgacttataggatttttatttttaatttattttaattaatataataatttattaatatttttagtagaaTAACACTTAATAAATGTTGTAActggtatttttaatatttaaatgtttttattaaGAGGTTAAatgtagtgcactgacagtgtaaaaaagttttacattgtcatccaatacaaacaaatcttttttctatgtaatataaattttttaaaaattaaagtctgatttatcctgattcatggttgtgattggttgacagtgtaaaacttttttccaCTGCCAGTGCATCAGCCATTTTCTCTTTTATTAATACAATTAATGAGTTAttgattatagttttttttaaagaaaaataatggttaaagttaaattgaaaaataacataaaatatatatatttaattaaattcaaaaaatatctAAAGTGTTTATAATAAAATATGGGGAAAATAATGATttatagaattttatttttattttcttttgattgtcataatgatttattaaaaaaatttagtacaataatactaaataaatattGTACTTGATAATTTTCATATTcaaatattgtaaaaaaattcattaaaattttattataaaaaaatttgtgtaCTCATTTATAAAACACGTAATTTTctaaaaacgtatttaaaatagcatatctttttttatttttttatttttgtcgaGTAGAAATTATaaacacatttattttatttgtaatgTTTATATATTATCATCAATATAGTATATCAATTACAATTTCTGTattcattaaaattaaaagaattctcatatttgtgatttttatttattatttagaaaactaagtaatttatagtttatgtaaaaaattatatattattattattactattattattattattattattattattattattattattattattattattattgtagtagtagtttgttatattattattattattattattgttattttaatattattattagttagatattacgtagattattattattaacaatattgatggtttaattttattattattattatattatttttattatttatttattttaatatagagtttgtataattagggtttgtatttAGAATTATCATCGAATGACATGTGGCGATGATTGTTAGTAAGATGACATTTGGCGAGGATTATTATCAagttgacatgtggctagggttgccatcatgacttctttacatttatattaagtagattaagTCGCAATTGGATTATAATTTCTTTGTTGTCAAACTTTTGTCTCGTTTTTTTGTAATCGAGATTGAGAATCCTTAATTCTCTTATTAATTTATCTAGCTtacaataaaaaattttaaaaaaaaagtgagcatcaaaatattaataaaaaaagaaatatatcaaatttttatttgaaagatCGAGAGAATTGGAAAAAATTAAGTGCTAAAAGAAACTTACTTTTCACAGACAACTAATGGAGTTGCTGTAAAACAACCATATGAAATTTCTATGCTACAAAAGATTATTTTGTTTACTATTGATAACTTCTATGGTTGTTGGGACAAATTAAAAGGATTTTCAAGAAAGATgagagaagaaaaagagaaaaaagaaaaaacttttAACTAATTTTGTAAAGTTGTTATTGTTATATTTTGACCGAATGATGTATTCGATCTATCGAATACAACTGACTCCTATTACTCTTTGACTTGCTACTTTGAAACAGTCTAATACTAACTTTTAAAATATCGAATTACAACTTCAAACGGTGGTTACATGTGTAAAATTAAAgttcattaaaaaattatatatatatatatatatatatatatatatatatatatatatatatatatatatatatatatatatatatatatatatatatatatatatatatatatatatatatatatatatatatgttgtatTCAAGTTTTTTTTCTATCTCTGGCTTGTACAGTATATGGACAGTGAGAATATTCCACAAGAGTATAAATTTAGCAGGATCTTGAGAATGATGTATATTTTGAAACATTAAAcgaatttttaaaattagaaggatcaATGGCACAAGCCAAAGACTCCAgttttgtaattaattttttgttAAATAGCATGTACATAATTTTCAGCATTCCATTACTTTTCAGTTACTTATGTTTTGTATTTGATACATAGTTAAGAAAGTGTTAATTGTCATTCATCAGCAGCTCAATAGAAATACCCCACTTAGAGACTTATTTGACCTAAAATACATGATCAGAGTTTTTTCTGCATTTCAAATTCTACCTTTTGTTTGTTCTCatctgcttttattttattagtaatttggctcacaaattaaaaaactaaagCAAAACATTAAGCATAGTGGCATTCAAACAAAGATTATCAAGCTTCACAGATATAAGATCCTTAACATAAAACCTGAGACAATTGAGTAAAGGCAAAGATCTTTAACATAAAAACCATATCAATTACATAAGTGGACTAAGAGAGTACAAGGTAAAATTCATATAGGCCGCCCTTCAAAACAAGAAGATAATTTACTAAATATTCCTCCATTAGGAAGAAGGGTTTTTTATCGTAATATATCATTACACGGTCTTCTGTTGTAACACCGGTCTCAATAATAGTCTCAGTACTTATATCAAACCAAGCTAGTTTGTTGTCGTTCTTTCTGATCAATATATCTCCCTTTTTCCCTATTCCAATCGGAGTCTTAAGAAAAGGCAAAGGCCCAATACTAAAAAGTTTAATCCATGATTCTTTTACACCAAGTTCACCCAAAATTACAATATCAAATGTATTTTTCTCTCCATAATTTGCTATAAAAGCAATAGATCCATTTAATACTGTCAGAATTTTCGGCGTTATCCTGTTGTTAATGTCCTCTAAGTAAGAGGGCACGAGTGTTGTAATGAAAGATTCTTTGCTAAAGTCAAACGACAccaaatatatatgttttttcctaCTTTCCCACCAATGAGACACTCCATCCATGTACACTTCATTACAGCATCTGTATGGTGAGTAAGGATATTTATCACAAATTTTCCTCCAAGAGTTATTGTTTAGGCTAAATATCTCCCAGAAGGAGGGAATTCCGCCGTTACTTTCGGGAGGACAATGAATGAGTCTAATCATCTTATAGTCATCTTTAACATGATCATAACCAACTTGACAATAATTATACCTAATCTCTGGAAAATAACAATTAGAACTATCATAAATGATATTGAATTCCGTGGTAGTTGAGTTCCACGACGTTATTTTGTGAGAGTTGTCATAATGTCCTAAACAAAGAGTgctattaaaactaattggaccCAAAATGTCAAAAGAATAGTTGTTTGGCCAATCTAATTTAACTATTTTCTCAAATCTCTCACCGGAAAGAGAGTACAATGCATATTCATCTTGGTCGTCGTCTATCACGTGTAGGAAAAGAGATATACCATCATAAAAAGAATGATCCTTAGATACAAAATAGTTGCGGAACATAGCCATAAAATAAGAGTTATCCAATAATAAAGACCATGGTTTGCATACGCATTCGAATCGCTtcaaagatttgaaagaaagtttggagagaatagagaagataatATCATCAGGTATATAATTGCTAACCTCAACAATTGAATCAGACAATGTTATATCCATCTCTGCCACGAAGGAACAATAAAGCGGCGCTGCACACTGCAAGGAAGGTTTCTAATCAAATTGGTTTTGGTATTGCTACTTTCATGCTCATATTTATGGAGAAATTTTCTAtacattaaaacaaaataatctgTTTT
Encoded proteins:
- the LOC131657491 gene encoding putative F-box protein At3g16210, yielding MDITLSDSIVEVSNYIPDDIIFSILSKLSFKSLKRFECVCKPWSLLLDNSYFMAMFRNYFVSKDHSFYDGISLFLHVIDDDQDEYALYSLSGERFEKIVKLDWPNNYSFDILGPISFNSTLCLGHYDNSHKITSWNSTTTEFNIIYDSSNCYFPEIRYNYCQVGYDHVKDDYKMIRLIHCPPESNGGIPSFWEIFSLNNNSWRKICDKYPYSPYRCCNEVYMDGVSHWWESRKKHIYLVSFDFSKESFITTLVPSYLEDINNRITPKILTVLNGSIAFIANYGEKNTFDIVILGELGVKESWIKLFSIGPLPFLKTPIGIGKKGDILIRKNDNKLAWFYVKDLISVKLDNLCLNATMLNVLL